The DNA sequence AACGATTCTTTCGGGTGTTGCGTTGCTTGTCGGTGTTGCCTTGAACTACTTCTTACCGGAAGATGTTTTTGCAATCGTGACGAGTATCGCAACGTTCGGAGCTGTCTGGACGTGGGCGATGATTTTAATCGCTCAGATGCGGGCGCGGAAAGTACACGGTTCAGCAGAGTTCGCTGTTCCGTTCTTCCCAGTTGCGAACTATATCGCACTCGCAGCACTTGCTGGTGTCATCGTCTTGATGGCATTTGATGCAAGTACACGGATCGCTCTCGTCGTTGGACCACTTTGGTACGCGATTCTGATTGCCGTCTATTATGCACGGGGAATGCATAAGGAGACACGTCAATCGACACGTCGAGCATCGGGGGAATAATATAACAACAGGCGGATCCGTAAGTGGATTCGTCTTTTTCGTTCCCTTGTATCGAACGGTTTCGTTTTGTTTTAATGAGAGATTTGCTACACTTACGACAGAACGATACAGGAGGTCATACGAGATGAAAACGATTCATGTAGATGAGTTACAAGAGCGATTAGAAACAGGCGAGGCGTTACATGTCGTCGACGTACGTGAGCAAGATGAATATGATGCAGGACATATTCCAAACGTCCGCTTCCTTCCGATGTCTGAGATTGGTGAACGCTATACAGAACTTCAAGAAGGCGAAACATACTACTTGATCTGTAAAGCAGGTGGACGGAGTGAAAACGTTGGTCGTTTCCTCGAGCAATATGGATACGACGTCGTCAACGTTGAAGGCGGTATGATGAACTGGAAGGGCGATCAGGAAGCATAATTTTTTTGATTGTAGTCAAGTTAGATAACTTAGAATGAATGTAGCATCGAGCGTTATGTGATATTTGAAAGTCCCTTACTTTTGACAGTACGTTACTGGCGAAAGTAAGGGACTTTTTTTGTTTAAAACGTTTATTAAAAGGAAAGTAATCATATTATTTTATTACTCAATAACATTTTTTTGGAAATAAAAACCTATATAAAAATAAAGTTTTATGTAAAAAAATACTATTTTTAGTGTAATCTGATATTGTATAAATCGTTTTAATTAACAAGAGTTGATATTTTGAGTGGTGGAATACTCATATTAACTTTTATGCTTGAAAGTAAAAAAGGAGATAAAATGAGAAAAAAAATATACCTAATACTCATACCCGTACTTATCGTAATAGGTGGAACGATACTTTATTATGCCATTGATTATCTAAAGCCTATACCGCATAGTCTGTCTCAAGAAACCATCGAAAAATCAGATTTTTTGAAGAAGCAAAAAGCCGCTGTATATTTCTCGACGACATCAGATCAAGATATAGGAGGGGATGGTCTTGGATTAACTGTATTTATAGATCGTAAAAATCAGGCTAAATCATTTTCGTCTAAAGGATTAGAATTAAATAATTTGGCTGTCTCTCCTCAAAACGATCTTTTACTAGTGGATTCAGAAAAGATGAGATTAATTAGTTCTTCGTACAAAGAATTTGATCTAAAGAAACCGCAATATATGGGAGAACAAACGGGATACATTCCAAAAAAACAACTATTTTTCTCGCTTTTCAACACAGGGTTTGATAAACAGAATAAATACACCTATACACTAAGTTATGGTAATAAATCCGGATTTAAAGAGGCGACTATTCCGTTTTATATAAATGCGGCAGGAACTGATCAAGATCGGATTGTATTACTGACTACACAGAATGTTCAAGAAGAAAATTCACCGATGAGGATTCAAGATGTTACTTTTTCTTCAGGAAAAATGAAGCTAGCTGCTCAAGCCGAACTGAAGATTGAAGGAAAAAATGAAATTGAAGCGTTCTCTTCTATTCTGAGTGATTCAGACTATTACTATGTCGTGCTAAAAGTTAGTGAAATCGATCATGAAGAAAAGAATAAATTGGTCATGCAACGAATTGATAAGAATTCGTTTGAACAAAAAACATTTCTGATGTATTCGTATAAGAAAGACGAAGATTCAACTACTTCAATCCCATATAACATAAAAAATTCATCTCACTTATACAAAGGGATAATATATTATATCGATGGACTTGGAAATATTATGACGTTTGATACAAAAACAACTAGAATCAGTAAAAAATTTAAACTGGAGCAGATCAATCAAGAAGCAACGCAACATCATGAAGAAAGTTTTTTTAAGGAAAACTTTTTATACATGTTGCGATACGATCCAAAAAGTGCTGAAAAATATTTGATTGAAACCTATTCTCTATCAAGTGGCAAAAAAGTTACTGAGAGTAGAATTAAAGGGTTAGCTGAAATTTTGAATTCTACTCAAACACACGATGTGTTTTCATATGATTTTCGTATGTTGAATTGATGGGCTCTCTTCTTTTAAACGTTCAATAATACTTAGATAATACGAATGTAATCAACTGAACGATACCTCTGAAGAAAATTCCTTTAAAAAAGGAATTTTCTTCTTTTTTTTCTTTCCTGTGAAAAATTACACATTCTAACCGATAAACAAAGTAGAATAGCGAGTCCTTGCACTCGAGAATGGAGTGACACATGGAACAAAAGATTAAACGAACGATGAGTATCAAACAAAAATTAATACTAACATCAATTTTATTGTTAGTAATTCCAGCACTCGTGATTGGATTTGTCGCTTACAATCAGGCGAAACAAACGATGACGGAGCAAATCTTGCAATCGGCACACGGTGGAGTCGATCGGATGAACGATGAGATTCAAAATATCATTGATCCGATGCGACGCGATGTCGCCTTTTTTGCGGACCGAATTGACGGAACACTCTATCAAAAAGGAAAACAAAATGCAGCGTTAAAGGAAAAAATGACCGAATACCTCGACATGCATCCGCAAGCAGCGAACATCTATTTCGCGACGACGGAGGGGGATATGAACATTTTCCCAGAACAGGTCATGCCCGAGGATTATGATCCACGCGAACGCTCGTGGTATCAGTCAGCGGAAGCAGCAGGTGGCAAAGTCGTCATTACCGATCCGTATGTCGATGCTGCCTCGAACAAGATGATGGTCACGCTTTCGCAGACGACGGGTAACGGAAGAGGCGTAGTGGCGATTGATGTCGATGTAGACCGCATCGCAGAAATCGCGAAAAAGATTAAAATCGGTAAAGAAGGTTATGTGACGATTCTCGATTCGAATAAAAAGTTCGTTACGCACCCAACGTTAAAACCAGGTGAAAAAGCAACTGGGAACTGGGTTGCACCACTCTATGCTGACCCAGCCGGACAATTTTCGTATGAATATGAAAATGAAGGCAAAAAGATGGACTTCATGACAAACGATTTAACGAAGTGGAAGGTTGCCGGAACCCTGTACGATCATGAAATCACAGACGCGACATCGAGCATTCTTTGGACGACGCTTGCTGTCATTGGCGGAATGTTACTCGTCGCAGCCGTCTTCATTTACTTCATCCTTCGCTCGATCTTACGCCCACTCGGTCATTTGACACGTGGGGCAGAACGGATTCAATCTGGTGATTTGACGGAACCCGTCATCGTTGAATCAAACGATGAGGTCGGGCAAGTTGCGCAAAGCTTTAATGTCATGGTCGACTCACTCCGTTCGATCATCATCAATCTCGATCAGTCGATTACACAAGTGGCTGGCTCTTCACAGGAATTGATGGCGAACTCTGCCCAAACGACATCTGCATCAGAGCAGATTGCGGGATCGATTCAACAGGTCGCAGCAGGGGCGGATCAATCGAAACGTCAACTCGATGCGAACGCTGTTTCACTTCAATCGATTACAGCAGGCATCATGCGAATCGCTGAGAGCTCAACGGACGTCTCGGAACTGTCACGTTCAACGGCCACAGAAGCCGAGAATGGAACAGTTGCTGTATTGCAGAACGTTGAGCAAATGAAAGAAATCGATGCTTCTGTTCAGAACTTCGGCGGTGTTATCACGTCACTTGCCCATCGTTCGAATGAAATCGGAAAAATCGTTGATGTCATCAACGGGATCGCCGAGCAAACGAACTTGTTAGCACTGAACGCGGCAATCGAAGCAGCACGTGCAGGCGAAAACGGAAAAGGATTTGCCGTTGTCGCGAGTGAAGTGCGTAAACTAGCAGAGCAATCACAGGATTCAACGAAACAAATTGCGCAATTGATTCAAAACATTAAACAAGAGACGGATCAATCGGTCACGATGATGAAGGAAGTTTCAGGACAGACGAAAGCCGGTTTGTCGACGACAGAAGCATCAGCAGAACGATTCCAAAAAATTCTCGAACGTACGCAGGAAATGACGCCAAGGATCGAAGACGTGACGGCAACGGTCGAAGAAATCGCGGCGAATGTCCAGGAAGTATCGGCGTCTGCGACTGAAATCGCACATATCGCGCAAGAGAATTCGTCCGCGTCGAAACAAGTCGCAGCGACGACGGAAGAACAGTTGAGTGCGATGGAAGAGATTTCGCAATCAGCTAAAGCATTATCTGATATGGCGGAAGAGCTACAGGGACTCGTTGCTCGTTTCCGTGTTTAAACAATTGATTACACAAAGCGAGGAAGTCTGTCTTCCTTGCTTTTTTTGTCTGTCAACATTCTGTGACGAATTGAACAAACAACTTGAAATCCCTGTGAATCCGAGCTTGAGACGGCACTAAAACGGGAATTTAATAAGTATCTAACACTTCGAAGGAGGTGGGGACGGTGAAGCAGTTACGCAAGTTGAACGAGTGGAGCGAAGCAGGTCTTTTGGATGAAGCAACTGTCGAACGAATCGTTGATTATGAGAACCATCGTAAGGAAAAGCAACGTCTACCGCTCTTGTTAATCGTAGGAGGGACATTCATCGCATTGGCTGTGTTCAGCTTTTTAGCCGCCAATTGGCAAGCGATGCCGATTGGCTGGAAAATCGGACTTGTCGTAGCACTCATGTGGGGCTGTTACGTCATGGCAGATCTTTCAGAACGTCGTCGTATTCTTCATCCGGTTGTCTTTCGAATCGGTGGAATCCTAGCATTTGGTGCCTCAATTCTCGTCGTTGTTCAAAGTTTTCATTTGCCGATGGAAGGGTCATTACTCGGTTGGTGTGTGTTTGTCGCCGCGTTAGTGCATTATGTGCTTTGGCGTCATGAAGCATACGGTGTCGTTGCCTTTCTTTCCGGATGGACGATCTTCACGAGTCTCGGAGGCTTTGGTCAGGAGCAGGCGAGTTATCTTGACTGGACGTCGTTTGGTCTCATGGTCATACTTTCGTTCAGCTGGTTTTACTTTAGTCAACGTCTACCGTCACTTTTGTTTAGCTGGTTGTTCCTCTTCTTTAGTGGTCTATCCTTATTTCTCCTTGTATCGTATGACGGATTCCTGTGGCCAGTCTGGACGCTATTCTTACTCGTTCCACTGCTCTGGCTTGTTCGTGAGGAGTCCAATCGCCGAATTGTCGAAATGCTGTACCTGGTCGTTGCTGCTATCAGTTCGATCATCTATCTGTCCGTTCGTGCGGAATCAACCGTTGTATTACCATCCGTGATAGAAGCAGTTCTGCTAGCAATCGTATCCATCGGGTTAGGAATCTTCCTCTATCAAAAACGCCGTTCTTTATTATTCATCGTTCCGCTTGGTTTCGTCGGAGTCCTTTGGCTTGATGAACAGGCGATTCTACTCGCTATCCTCTTTGAATTATCCGCGCTACTTTATCTGTTATATCAAGAACGCCGTCATGCAGTCGTTTGGCCAGCCTTTCTCTATTTCATTCTCGTTCAAGTCGCAATTTACGTCATCTATGCCTGGGATCGTTTGAACATGTCTTTATTTTTCCTCATCGGTGCATTGCTTATCTTCCTATTATCCGGTGTCTTATGGTGGATACGCCGTAGAGGAGGTGTGGCATCATGAAACGTTATCTCATGCCTATACTTCAGACATGTGTCGTTAGTCTGTTGATCATCAGTTTTTTTGCGACCTCCTGGTTCGGCACATCGTATCGCTTTCGGGCAGAGCCGTTTGATCCATTTGATCCCGTTTACGGTGAGTACGTGATGCTTCAATATCCAGATTTAAAACCAGATGCAACAGTTCAAAACGGTCGTGTCTATGTCAGCTTCAAGACGGATGCTTCCGGTTATGCACAAATCGATCGTATTTCGAATGAGCGATTCTTTGGAAGTGTCGCCGGCGATTATTACGATCAATACGTGTCGATTCCACAGTTGACGCAGTATTATGTCGAACAGGGAAGCGGAAAACAATATGAAAAAGCAAAAGCACTCGAAGTCCGAGCAGATGTGTCGCCATGGGGAACGATTCGGACGACGGATTTAAAAATTTCTGAGTAAAAAACCTTGCGTCAGGAATGAAACGGATGTACGATTAATTTAAATTTTCAGACAACTGAATCTGCATGCGTAGACGGGAAGAGTAAAGTGATTAGAAATCGATAGAGAGTCTCTGTTGCTGGAAATGAGACGATTTCGTCATTTGAAGATGGTCCCGGAGCAGTCGGAAGAACGTGAACCGTGTTCATTAGTAGAACTGACCGGTAGGAAGGATACCGTTATCATTCCAGGGAGTCTCGTACTCCTAGAGGTGGCTGAACGCGAGTTGAGCCATGAACGAAGGTGGTACCACGTGATCAGACATCACGTCCTGAGAGATAAGGGCGTGGTGTCTTTTTTGTGGAGACGTTCACGCAGGAGGAGGATGACGAGATGGCAGAGGCATTGGTATTGCAATCAGATTTTGGTGTAAGTGACGGGGCAGTCAGTGCGATGTATGGAGTCGCTCATAGCATCAACCCGGAGATTCGGATTTTTGATTTGACGCATGACATCCCGCCGTTCCACATTTGGGAAGCTTCCTATCGATTACTGCAAACAGTACCGTACTGGACGGAGCAAACGGTGTTCGTTTCTGTCGTTGATCCGGGTGTCGGGTCGAAGCGAAAGAGTGTCGTCGCGCGGACACAGGCCAATCAATACATCATCACACCGGATAACGGAACGTTGACGCACCTTTGGCAAGCCGGATACATTGCCGAAGTACGCCAACTTGATGATCAGCGCCATCGTCTGCCACGGATGGGTGAATCGTATACGTTTCACGGACGAGATATTTTTGCGTTTACCGGAGCTCGGTTATCGAGCCATGTCATCACGTTCGAAGAAGTAGGACCAGTTTTACCTGCTTCGGATATCGTCTTGCTCGACCGGACGCGAGCTTCGTCGTCAGACACAGGTGTTACCGGTATCGTTGAGATTCTCGATGTCCGCTTCGGAAACG is a window from the Exiguobacterium sp. BMC-KP genome containing:
- a CDS encoding rhodanese-like domain-containing protein, whose amino-acid sequence is MKTIHVDELQERLETGEALHVVDVREQDEYDAGHIPNVRFLPMSEIGERYTELQEGETYYLICKAGGRSENVGRFLEQYGYDVVNVEGGMMNWKGDQEA
- a CDS encoding methyl-accepting chemotaxis protein, which codes for MEQKIKRTMSIKQKLILTSILLLVIPALVIGFVAYNQAKQTMTEQILQSAHGGVDRMNDEIQNIIDPMRRDVAFFADRIDGTLYQKGKQNAALKEKMTEYLDMHPQAANIYFATTEGDMNIFPEQVMPEDYDPRERSWYQSAEAAGGKVVITDPYVDAASNKMMVTLSQTTGNGRGVVAIDVDVDRIAEIAKKIKIGKEGYVTILDSNKKFVTHPTLKPGEKATGNWVAPLYADPAGQFSYEYENEGKKMDFMTNDLTKWKVAGTLYDHEITDATSSILWTTLAVIGGMLLVAAVFIYFILRSILRPLGHLTRGAERIQSGDLTEPVIVESNDEVGQVAQSFNVMVDSLRSIIINLDQSITQVAGSSQELMANSAQTTSASEQIAGSIQQVAAGADQSKRQLDANAVSLQSITAGIMRIAESSTDVSELSRSTATEAENGTVAVLQNVEQMKEIDASVQNFGGVITSLAHRSNEIGKIVDVINGIAEQTNLLALNAAIEAARAGENGKGFAVVASEVRKLAEQSQDSTKQIAQLIQNIKQETDQSVTMMKEVSGQTKAGLSTTEASAERFQKILERTQEMTPRIEDVTATVEEIAANVQEVSASATEIAHIAQENSSASKQVAATTEEQLSAMEEISQSAKALSDMAEELQGLVARFRV
- a CDS encoding DUF2157 domain-containing protein, with the protein product MKQLRKLNEWSEAGLLDEATVERIVDYENHRKEKQRLPLLLIVGGTFIALAVFSFLAANWQAMPIGWKIGLVVALMWGCYVMADLSERRRILHPVVFRIGGILAFGASILVVVQSFHLPMEGSLLGWCVFVAALVHYVLWRHEAYGVVAFLSGWTIFTSLGGFGQEQASYLDWTSFGLMVILSFSWFYFSQRLPSLLFSWLFLFFSGLSLFLLVSYDGFLWPVWTLFLLVPLLWLVREESNRRIVEMLYLVVAAISSIIYLSVRAESTVVLPSVIEAVLLAIVSIGLGIFLYQKRRSLLFIVPLGFVGVLWLDEQAILLAILFELSALLYLLYQERRHAVVWPAFLYFILVQVAIYVIYAWDRLNMSLFFLIGALLIFLLSGVLWWIRRRGGVAS
- a CDS encoding GDYXXLXY domain-containing protein; translated protein: MKRYLMPILQTCVVSLLIISFFATSWFGTSYRFRAEPFDPFDPVYGEYVMLQYPDLKPDATVQNGRVYVSFKTDASGYAQIDRISNERFFGSVAGDYYDQYVSIPQLTQYYVEQGSGKQYEKAKALEVRADVSPWGTIRTTDLKISE
- a CDS encoding SAM hydrolase/SAM-dependent halogenase family protein, whose translation is MAEALVLQSDFGVSDGAVSAMYGVAHSINPEIRIFDLTHDIPPFHIWEASYRLLQTVPYWTEQTVFVSVVDPGVGSKRKSVVARTQANQYIITPDNGTLTHLWQAGYIAEVRQLDDQRHRLPRMGESYTFHGRDIFAFTGARLSSHVITFEEVGPVLPASDIVLLDRTRASSSDTGVTGIVEILDVRFGNVWTNIPVALVRQAGLDIGSHVKVTILYRDRIVYEQTLLFGHSFADVPVGSGVVYINSLDQIALALNQGTFAHAFEVGIGNDWSVNVQQIKGGDRT